The following proteins are co-located in the Corynebacterium kalinowskii genome:
- a CDS encoding quinone-dependent dihydroorotate dehydrogenase — translation MTHHPLRTKAYELALSGMFTLRPERIHILMVKALRMLHQATPINRAMNRVLPVRDPILAQDVFGVHFPRPLGLAAGFDKNATCADAWAPLGFGYAELGTVTAQAQPGNPTPRLFRLPADKAILNRMGFNNRGAAFAAEQLRLRRSDDVVGINIGKTKVVPAAEAVADYRASASLLGDLADFLVVNVSSPNTPGLRDLQAVESLRPILAAVQESTTSPVLVKIAPDLSDEDIDAVADLAVELGLAGIVATNTTISREGLSTPSADVAAMGAGGISGAPLATRSLEVLRRLHARVGSQLVLISVGGITTPEEAWQRIAAGATLLQGYTPFIYGGPDWIRDIHLGIAEKLRQHGFSNISEAVGCGLD, via the coding sequence GTGACACATCATCCTCTGCGCACCAAGGCCTACGAGCTGGCTCTTTCCGGCATGTTCACGCTGCGCCCGGAGCGCATTCACATCCTGATGGTTAAGGCCCTGAGGATGCTGCACCAGGCAACGCCTATCAACCGCGCGATGAACCGGGTGCTTCCGGTGCGCGATCCGATCCTCGCTCAGGACGTGTTCGGCGTGCACTTCCCTCGCCCCCTTGGACTCGCCGCAGGTTTTGACAAGAACGCCACCTGCGCTGACGCGTGGGCACCGCTCGGTTTCGGGTACGCCGAACTAGGCACTGTGACCGCACAGGCGCAGCCCGGCAACCCGACTCCTCGCCTGTTCCGCCTGCCTGCGGACAAGGCGATCCTCAATCGCATGGGCTTCAACAACCGTGGCGCAGCCTTTGCTGCTGAGCAGCTGCGACTTCGTCGCTCCGATGATGTGGTCGGCATCAACATTGGCAAGACGAAGGTCGTTCCTGCAGCCGAAGCCGTGGCCGATTACCGCGCCTCCGCTTCCCTGCTCGGTGACCTCGCCGACTTCTTGGTGGTCAATGTTTCCTCCCCGAACACGCCGGGTCTGCGCGACCTCCAGGCTGTCGAATCGTTGCGCCCAATCCTGGCAGCCGTCCAAGAGTCGACCACTTCCCCAGTGCTGGTGAAGATTGCTCCGGATCTTTCCGACGAAGACATTGACGCCGTCGCCGACCTGGCAGTCGAGCTGGGGTTGGCCGGCATCGTCGCCACCAACACGACAATCTCACGCGAAGGCTTGTCGACGCCATCCGCTGACGTAGCAGCCATGGGTGCCGGCGGCATCTCTGGCGCCCCGCTCGCTACTCGATCGTTGGAAGTCTTGCGCCGTTTGCATGCGCGCGTGGGATCCCAGCTGGTCCTAATCTCCGTCGGCGGCATCACCACGCCTGAAGAAGCGTGGCAGCGCATTGCCGCAGGAGCGACCCTTTTGCAGGGATACACTCCGTTCATTTACGGTGGTCCGGACTGGATTCGCGACATTCATCTGGGCATCGCTGAGAAGCTGCGTCAGCATGGCTTTAGCAACATCTCTGAAGCTGTGGGCTGCGGGCTGGATTAG
- a CDS encoding GNAT family N-acetyltransferase, whose translation MIRSAEFSDIPVIAELMATAFWDDDAFRRYFKGFAGVDRAVGAEERRKALAPIFARQLEVEYVPEGVVDVFEDDGEILGAASWNSPFERGGFNFGSYVRMYGAHSFRMAIRDAYSKRYHPAEPHWYLYTIVVSPDAQGRGIGSQLLGHGLQRADDSGHGVYLEATTPGSRRLYERHGFEVKAEIPTPDAWANEVGMFRPTL comes from the coding sequence GTGATTAGGTCTGCTGAATTCTCCGATATTCCAGTCATCGCTGAGCTGATGGCTACCGCCTTCTGGGATGACGATGCGTTTCGCAGGTACTTCAAGGGCTTTGCAGGTGTGGATCGCGCGGTGGGCGCCGAGGAGCGTCGAAAAGCGCTTGCCCCCATTTTCGCCCGCCAGCTGGAAGTCGAGTACGTCCCCGAGGGCGTAGTTGACGTCTTCGAAGACGACGGCGAGATTCTGGGTGCTGCCAGCTGGAACTCACCATTCGAACGCGGAGGGTTCAATTTCGGCTCGTACGTGCGTATGTATGGCGCTCACTCGTTCCGCATGGCGATTCGTGACGCCTATTCCAAGCGCTACCACCCTGCTGAGCCGCACTGGTATCTCTATACCATCGTGGTCTCCCCTGATGCGCAGGGGCGCGGGATTGGTTCTCAGCTGTTGGGGCATGGCTTGCAGCGCGCAGATGACTCCGGCCATGGAGTCTATCTTGAGGCCACCACACCAGGCTCCCGGCGGCTGTATGAGCGACATGGGTTCGAAGTGAAAGCGGAAATCCCCACCCCGGACGCGTGGGCGAACGAGGTGGGGATGTTTCGGCCGACTCTCTAG
- a CDS encoding NHL repeat-containing protein: MKKSLRNSLVAVAASSSILLASCTPPGVEDPQKQAQDQAGSGQTVSGALGKATPAVSPASANPAGEVVKLEGRLAKASDIEMAGDVLAVRAGDQLALGTVDKFRTNSATTLEINANCGDITATGDTFVLPCPVPIEGGAGGGVIYLIDAKNPGLKDTRRADMKFTSAVLTTSGEVVGGSSEEPDVIVFRGTDSSDSKKITTSRKADEMVASPVSGSRDGVVFIERDKTVIQGVDYTNNRAGGALRMGVGVGSIAAGDDGLFLASDALGHQLGIYTDDDILMLHQTIPTDKSPWALAWDTQRKLAWISSNETNKIQAFKISSGVPELQGTVDTVANVRSMTIDSDGTIYAISDSGDGLQIIPAKDAAAAVEKPAQP; encoded by the coding sequence GTGAAGAAATCCCTGCGTAACTCACTCGTCGCGGTTGCCGCGAGCAGCTCTATTCTCCTTGCTTCCTGCACTCCTCCGGGTGTGGAAGATCCACAAAAGCAAGCGCAGGACCAGGCGGGATCAGGTCAGACCGTTTCCGGCGCGTTGGGCAAAGCTACCCCGGCGGTTTCTCCTGCATCAGCTAACCCAGCCGGCGAGGTAGTAAAGCTCGAGGGGCGCCTTGCAAAGGCCAGCGATATCGAAATGGCTGGGGATGTCCTGGCGGTTCGTGCCGGTGACCAGCTGGCTCTAGGAACCGTAGACAAGTTCCGCACCAACTCTGCAACCACCCTCGAGATCAATGCTAACTGTGGCGACATCACTGCTACGGGCGATACTTTCGTGCTGCCTTGCCCCGTGCCTATTGAGGGTGGCGCAGGTGGCGGAGTCATCTACCTCATCGACGCGAAGAACCCAGGGCTCAAAGACACCCGTCGCGCGGACATGAAGTTCACTTCCGCTGTGCTCACCACCAGCGGCGAAGTCGTCGGAGGCAGCTCAGAAGAGCCGGATGTCATTGTCTTCCGTGGCACGGATTCCTCCGATTCGAAGAAGATCACCACGTCCCGCAAAGCAGATGAAATGGTTGCCAGCCCGGTGAGTGGCAGCCGAGATGGCGTCGTGTTCATTGAGCGCGACAAGACCGTCATCCAGGGCGTCGACTACACCAACAATCGTGCCGGTGGCGCCCTACGCATGGGTGTGGGTGTCGGCTCCATCGCAGCCGGTGACGACGGGTTGTTCCTCGCCTCGGACGCACTCGGACACCAGCTTGGCATCTACACTGACGATGACATCCTGATGCTCCACCAGACCATCCCTACCGACAAGTCCCCGTGGGCGCTCGCCTGGGACACCCAGCGGAAACTCGCCTGGATTTCCTCCAACGAGACCAACAAGATCCAGGCCTTTAAGATTAGCTCGGGAGTTCCCGAACTCCAGGGCACCGTGGACACCGTCGCGAACGTTCGCAGCATGACCATCGACAGCGATGGCACCATCTATGCCATCTCGGATTCCGGGGATGGCCTGCAGATTATTCCAGCGAAAGACGCAGCAGCGGCCGTCGAAAAGCCAGCACAACCTTAA
- a CDS encoding ABC transporter ATP-binding protein, whose amino-acid sequence MRTASISEIARYLGTLPDRPNRRWWLMASAVFVTTLLSMMGATALIGRLIDVIGGAPTSYVWLVALIALAMTLEAAGRACAQYLLQSRARRLSVNVREAALSAALRAPVPDMLELGTGNVISRLTKDIDAAVRMVNAMGVRVVITALMFPFTLVSLTLVHWSYFFVFVFVVLAIFPLAKANTLLVPPLTTAVADADAKRNNQLLDTIRGLPTLRAFGLEEWATNRLERTSWNGVRAMGDREPLFNRLTFHGVLGYGSLVILGFSLSAYLVHADQLTLGGASTAMLLISRLEIHVFNVMYFAGEIHNAMTCLGRAVALAKLQPPAMDDPAPLVSSPEIVIEDLTFAYPGGAPILEGLNLTLAAGTTTALVGSSGAGKSTLAGLIAGLQRPTAGRILIGGVDSATVSDSWVSQQVVLISQEVHIFAGTLADDLRLAHPTASDDELVAVLTQVGLGVDTPAWRRWLPQGLQTKVGAGANELSPEVQQQISLARIILLDPPALLMDEATAEAGSESARDLERAATAVASSRTSLIVAHRLDQARTADRIIVMSEGRIIEDGTHDELLKHGGKYARLYEKWES is encoded by the coding sequence ATGAGGACGGCGTCGATAAGCGAAATTGCCCGCTACCTGGGCACCCTTCCAGACCGCCCAAACCGCCGCTGGTGGTTGATGGCCAGTGCGGTGTTCGTGACCACGCTGCTGTCCATGATGGGTGCCACGGCGCTGATTGGCCGGCTTATCGACGTCATCGGCGGCGCGCCTACCTCCTATGTGTGGCTTGTCGCATTGATTGCCCTGGCTATGACGCTGGAGGCCGCCGGACGCGCGTGTGCGCAGTATTTGCTGCAATCGCGGGCCAGACGACTCTCGGTGAACGTCCGCGAGGCAGCATTGTCCGCAGCGCTGCGGGCTCCGGTGCCGGACATGCTGGAGCTGGGTACCGGCAACGTGATCTCGCGTCTGACGAAGGACATTGATGCCGCCGTGCGCATGGTGAACGCCATGGGCGTGCGCGTGGTGATCACGGCGCTCATGTTCCCGTTCACCCTGGTGTCGCTCACTCTGGTGCACTGGAGCTATTTCTTTGTGTTCGTGTTCGTGGTGCTCGCGATATTTCCGCTGGCCAAGGCAAACACGCTACTAGTGCCTCCGCTTACGACCGCTGTGGCGGACGCCGATGCGAAGCGCAACAATCAGCTACTGGACACGATCCGTGGTTTGCCGACTTTGCGAGCGTTCGGTCTAGAGGAGTGGGCCACCAACCGTCTGGAGCGCACCTCATGGAATGGAGTTCGCGCCATGGGCGATCGCGAGCCACTGTTCAATCGGCTGACTTTCCATGGGGTGCTCGGCTACGGCAGTTTAGTCATCCTCGGGTTTTCGCTGTCGGCGTACCTCGTCCATGCAGATCAGCTCACTCTCGGAGGCGCTTCCACCGCGATGCTGCTGATCTCCCGCTTGGAGATCCATGTTTTCAACGTGATGTACTTCGCGGGCGAAATCCACAATGCAATGACCTGCCTCGGACGCGCAGTGGCCCTGGCCAAATTGCAGCCACCCGCGATGGACGATCCAGCACCGTTGGTGTCCTCTCCAGAAATCGTTATAGAGGATCTAACCTTTGCTTATCCCGGTGGCGCCCCCATCCTGGAGGGACTGAATCTGACCCTTGCGGCGGGAACAACCACGGCGCTCGTGGGCTCCTCCGGCGCTGGCAAATCCACCCTGGCCGGGCTGATCGCAGGGCTCCAGCGCCCAACCGCAGGCCGGATTCTCATTGGAGGAGTTGATTCGGCAACCGTCTCCGACTCGTGGGTGTCCCAGCAGGTTGTGCTCATCAGCCAGGAGGTGCACATTTTCGCCGGCACGCTTGCCGACGACCTTCGCCTGGCTCACCCAACGGCCAGCGATGACGAACTCGTCGCCGTCCTTACTCAAGTGGGGCTGGGGGTCGACACACCCGCCTGGCGTCGTTGGCTACCGCAAGGACTGCAGACCAAGGTGGGTGCCGGTGCTAACGAGCTCTCTCCCGAGGTCCAGCAACAAATTTCCCTGGCCCGCATCATCCTATTGGACCCGCCGGCTCTCTTGATGGATGAGGCTACAGCCGAAGCGGGTTCGGAAAGTGCCCGTGACCTGGAGCGCGCCGCCACCGCAGTTGCCAGCAGTCGTACCTCCTTGATTGTCGCGCATCGATTAGACCAAGCTCGGACTGCTGACCGGATCATTGTGATGTCAGAGGGACGAATCATTGAAGACGGTACCCACGATGAGCTGCTCAAACACGGCGGGAAATACGCACGCCTCTATGAAAAGTGGGAAAGCTAG
- a CDS encoding YbhB/YbcL family Raf kinase inhibitor-like protein has translation MTSYTDSRFPGPDPYAPLGDKPSFPLSSSDFVDGGTFKPEQLGGSDVSPQLEWSDLPEGTKSLAITCFDPDAPTASGFWHWAVFNIPASVNELPSGAGDETLGGIEGVVTLKGDSGKRGYYGPNPPAGHAPHRYLFAVHALDVDKLDIPEDATPTVLGFNLYFHTLGRAITWGWHENH, from the coding sequence ATGACTTCCTACACTGATTCTCGATTCCCTGGCCCAGATCCATACGCGCCTCTCGGCGATAAGCCGTCCTTTCCACTGAGCTCGTCTGACTTCGTTGACGGTGGCACTTTCAAGCCCGAGCAACTCGGTGGCTCTGATGTCTCGCCACAGCTCGAATGGTCCGACTTGCCTGAGGGCACCAAGTCTTTGGCCATCACGTGCTTCGACCCGGATGCACCAACCGCTTCCGGGTTTTGGCACTGGGCTGTGTTCAATATTCCAGCTTCGGTGAATGAGCTGCCATCGGGCGCTGGTGACGAAACTTTAGGTGGCATCGAGGGCGTTGTCACGCTAAAGGGCGACTCCGGTAAGCGGGGCTACTACGGTCCTAACCCTCCAGCCGGGCACGCGCCACACCGATACCTATTTGCTGTCCACGCGCTTGATGTGGACAAGCTTGATATCCCTGAAGATGCTACCCCCACGGTGCTGGGTTTCAACCTGTACTTCCACACCCTTGGGCGTGCAATTACTTGGGGCTGGCACGAGAACCACTAA
- a CDS encoding DUF5129 domain-containing protein: MKAKSLIATAALATLLGGGAAATAYSLVDVPEPSEVAVTAPIQHGISKVEVHDPGNILNESDEARMLRDAGSIDTVSSVQQLHYIVFDKNRDNVNDSVEEYLRDNRPELIGKDKFADGVLIVGVGLDPRQAFVFAGEDVADDLDLREGSHLDKSLDAIKPGVKDNNIPAGLFAGVREATDVEKLAESRIESAESDRTAASVVSGLVTGGGLVLGSGIWAAARQKREKKLAQAREDLAFVSKEYGELAQRLDGIDIRANSLTSPLAHATLRSQWAEVRDHFLDLHDQVDRFGGLTTSAEPKQILAQAEEIGSAAEVARKVGYAEGNIDALFKLENGDEVVRKQETTELRADIVAAQGAVTNTDSGLFVALTQARAEADALLRDVAEPNFVERYARLLSDYQAALTTLKAQEFSDVKKPKTQPEAPAIYDQNYRPGYGYADFVPYWALSTWHSDAVAAQAEVSSSTNSSFSSGFSGAGGSSSF; encoded by the coding sequence ATGAAAGCAAAATCCCTCATCGCAACGGCTGCCTTAGCCACCCTCTTAGGCGGGGGTGCGGCCGCGACCGCATACTCCTTAGTCGATGTGCCAGAACCTTCCGAAGTGGCAGTCACTGCGCCGATCCAGCACGGCATCAGCAAGGTCGAAGTCCACGACCCAGGGAACATCCTTAATGAAAGCGATGAAGCACGCATGCTTCGCGACGCCGGCTCCATCGACACCGTCTCCAGCGTCCAGCAACTCCACTACATCGTTTTTGACAAGAACCGTGACAATGTCAACGACTCGGTGGAGGAGTACCTGAGGGACAACCGCCCAGAACTGATTGGGAAGGATAAGTTCGCCGATGGCGTGCTCATCGTGGGTGTTGGCTTAGATCCCCGGCAAGCTTTCGTCTTTGCGGGCGAAGACGTGGCTGATGACCTTGACCTGCGTGAAGGAAGTCATCTTGACAAATCCTTGGATGCGATCAAGCCGGGTGTGAAGGATAACAACATCCCAGCAGGCCTGTTTGCAGGTGTGCGGGAGGCGACGGACGTCGAAAAGCTTGCGGAATCTCGGATCGAGTCCGCAGAATCTGATCGTACGGCAGCCAGCGTGGTCAGTGGCCTTGTCACGGGAGGCGGCTTGGTTTTGGGTAGTGGAATCTGGGCCGCCGCCCGCCAAAAGCGGGAGAAGAAGCTGGCTCAGGCGCGGGAGGACTTGGCGTTTGTCTCAAAGGAGTATGGCGAGTTGGCGCAGCGTCTCGACGGTATCGATATCCGTGCTAACTCACTGACCTCACCGCTGGCGCACGCCACGCTCCGCTCGCAGTGGGCAGAAGTACGGGACCACTTCCTGGACTTGCACGACCAAGTGGACCGGTTTGGCGGGCTAACAACCTCGGCGGAACCGAAGCAGATCCTGGCACAAGCTGAAGAGATTGGCTCGGCGGCCGAGGTTGCCCGCAAGGTCGGGTACGCCGAAGGCAATATCGACGCGCTATTCAAGCTTGAAAACGGAGATGAGGTGGTGCGCAAGCAAGAAACCACCGAACTTCGAGCTGACATCGTTGCCGCGCAGGGCGCCGTGACCAATACGGATTCGGGGCTGTTTGTTGCCTTGACGCAAGCTAGGGCAGAAGCGGACGCGCTACTCCGGGACGTTGCTGAGCCCAATTTCGTCGAGCGCTACGCCCGACTGCTTTCCGACTATCAAGCCGCGCTCACCACGCTGAAGGCCCAGGAATTCTCCGACGTGAAGAAACCTAAGACCCAGCCGGAAGCGCCAGCTATCTACGATCAGAACTACCGCCCTGGCTATGGCTATGCCGACTTTGTCCCGTACTGGGCTCTCAGTACCTGGCATAGCGATGCAGTGGCTGCGCAAGCCGAAGTATCGAGTTCGACCAATTCCTCATTCAGCTCGGGATTCAGTGGCGCGGGTGGTTCGTCGAGCTTCTAG
- a CDS encoding aldo/keto reductase, with protein MKQRQLGRSGLRVSSIGLGTRAWGADMTEEGAGQVLSAFRSAGGTLIDASWSAHDGRAVSLLGAALQGNDREELVLSSAAGVRPTAPVGQRVDCSRKSVLATLDATLRALRTDYLDLFSVEYWDELTPPHEVQETLEYIVRTGRARYAGVRGYSSWQLAVTHSPHIVATQSEYNLLDRSAEQELLPACEFLGVGFISSSSLAHGILTGKYRDGAAPTDAEVHSRLDSRSDRIVEALGTAAAGLGISPATAALAWAQSRPGVSSTLVSVSDPTQCEDIVLALSRTLPAAIVSALDDISAL; from the coding sequence GTGAAGCAACGGCAACTTGGGCGCAGCGGACTGCGGGTCTCCAGCATCGGCCTCGGTACTCGGGCGTGGGGTGCGGACATGACCGAAGAGGGTGCTGGCCAGGTGCTCAGCGCGTTCCGCTCGGCAGGTGGCACGCTTATCGACGCCTCATGGTCCGCACACGATGGCCGTGCAGTGTCCCTGCTCGGCGCCGCACTGCAGGGCAATGACCGCGAAGAACTCGTGCTCTCTTCCGCCGCGGGGGTGCGGCCCACTGCCCCGGTAGGACAACGAGTGGACTGCTCGCGAAAGTCCGTGCTCGCTACTTTGGATGCGACTTTAAGGGCTTTGCGGACAGACTATCTTGACCTATTCAGCGTGGAGTACTGGGACGAGCTCACCCCGCCACATGAGGTTCAGGAAACGCTGGAATACATTGTTCGCACCGGTCGTGCTCGGTATGCAGGAGTTCGGGGCTACTCCAGCTGGCAGTTGGCAGTAACCCATTCTCCGCACATCGTGGCTACGCAATCGGAGTACAACTTGCTCGATCGCAGCGCCGAACAGGAACTGCTTCCTGCTTGTGAGTTCCTCGGGGTCGGCTTCATTTCGAGTTCGTCGCTGGCACACGGCATTTTGACGGGCAAATACCGGGACGGCGCGGCTCCCACGGACGCCGAAGTCCACAGCAGGCTGGATAGTCGCAGTGATCGGATCGTCGAGGCGCTGGGAACGGCAGCTGCCGGTTTGGGTATTTCCCCAGCGACCGCAGCGCTGGCTTGGGCGCAGTCTCGACCTGGTGTGAGCTCCACGTTGGTCAGTGTGAGCGATCCGACGCAGTGCGAGGACATCGTCTTGGCGCTGTCTCGAACGCTGCCCGCGGCCATCGTGTCTGCGCTGGATGACATCTCGGCGCTGTAA
- a CDS encoding SDR family NAD(P)-dependent oxidoreductase, translating into MSIDPKELAVCLNVLEQAGSLDPTSEDSVTLQRAVGKLFKEVKRQRRAKAKSERREADEAVFARTATANPQRIDDETAGILVRPAGAEPVALERGAVATPHGWAGELYRAQNCYVCKKPYTLVDSFHHQLCPDCAADNRARRDARVDLTGRRALLTGGRAKIGMYIALKLLRDGADVTITTRFPKDAVRRFTAIGDSSEWLERLHVVGIDLRNPAQVADLADHVAAQGPLDILINNAAQTVRRSPGAYSGLVDAEMVALEGKQQGVDMLALGRSSDLHPAALVSGGGATHAELLAHEALLGGSASLDRIEAGTAIDAGGLIPDLVSHNSWVATIGEVDPLELLEVQLCNQTAPFILVNRLRPALEASKFRRKYVVNVSAMEGVFGRGYKGPGHPHTNMSKAALNMLTRTAAGELFKHGILMTAVDTGWITDERPHTTKERLATEGFKAPLDLVDGAARVYDPIVQGENGVDLYGCFLKDYRPHPW; encoded by the coding sequence ATGTCGATTGATCCAAAAGAGCTGGCTGTTTGCCTCAACGTGCTGGAGCAAGCCGGTTCCCTCGACCCCACCTCTGAGGACTCTGTGACGCTGCAACGCGCTGTGGGCAAGCTGTTCAAGGAGGTCAAGCGGCAGCGCCGCGCGAAGGCAAAGTCGGAGCGTCGAGAAGCCGACGAGGCGGTATTCGCCAGGACCGCGACGGCGAACCCGCAGCGTATCGACGACGAGACCGCCGGTATTCTCGTCCGTCCCGCCGGCGCAGAACCGGTCGCACTCGAGCGCGGAGCGGTGGCAACACCGCACGGCTGGGCTGGCGAGCTGTACCGGGCGCAGAACTGCTACGTGTGTAAAAAGCCCTACACGCTGGTGGATTCCTTTCACCACCAACTGTGCCCGGATTGCGCTGCGGACAACCGCGCACGTCGCGACGCCCGAGTAGACCTCACTGGGAGGCGTGCGTTGCTCACCGGTGGGCGCGCCAAGATCGGTATGTACATTGCGTTGAAGCTGCTTCGCGACGGCGCCGACGTCACGATTACCACGCGGTTCCCCAAAGACGCGGTGCGCCGATTCACAGCTATTGGAGATAGCTCTGAGTGGCTGGAACGCCTGCATGTAGTGGGCATTGACCTGCGTAATCCAGCACAGGTAGCCGACTTGGCAGATCATGTAGCTGCCCAAGGCCCGTTGGACATTCTTATCAACAACGCAGCGCAAACGGTGCGCCGCTCCCCTGGCGCATATTCCGGGTTAGTCGATGCCGAGATGGTGGCGCTTGAAGGAAAACAACAGGGCGTGGACATGCTCGCGCTTGGTCGCTCGTCGGATCTGCACCCGGCTGCTTTGGTCTCTGGTGGTGGAGCAACCCACGCGGAATTGTTGGCCCACGAGGCCCTGCTCGGCGGATCGGCCTCCTTGGACCGAATTGAAGCAGGTACCGCGATTGATGCCGGTGGCCTCATCCCGGACCTGGTGTCGCACAACTCCTGGGTCGCGACCATTGGAGAGGTCGATCCGCTCGAGCTACTCGAAGTGCAGCTGTGTAACCAGACGGCGCCGTTCATCCTGGTCAACAGATTGCGACCGGCACTTGAGGCCTCTAAGTTCCGTCGCAAGTACGTGGTGAACGTCTCCGCGATGGAAGGAGTCTTCGGGCGCGGATACAAGGGACCGGGACACCCGCACACCAACATGTCCAAGGCAGCACTGAACATGCTCACACGTACCGCTGCGGGAGAGCTGTTCAAACACGGCATCCTCATGACCGCAGTGGACACTGGCTGGATCACCGACGAACGTCCCCACACCACCAAGGAACGCCTAGCGACTGAAGGATTCAAAGCTCCGCTGGATCTTGTCGATGGTGCCGCCCGGGTCTACGACCCCATCGTCCAAGGCGAAAACGGCGTCGACCTGTATGGCTGCTTCCTGAAAGACTACCGACCTCACCCGTGGTAG
- a CDS encoding ABC transporter transmembrane domain-containing protein — translation MFTPPSKVPPRMRTWAWFVPEQPPVPPRPLMSSATTARSLVRKTLMSHRTAFWMLFACWTLSSANAALMSRIIGYGVDNVIPHADVAQVLTAVGAVACTLVLMFFLDATGDSLTSLSAARIAHDLRLELIAKLIRTKVDKTPGELLNTTDEDIQQLSDVKQVLNFPLGMVAYLASTAVVVGQFSLPLSLIVLCGGIGTAIASYFTGKAISRASSNRRTAEAASISLATDYAQGSRVLKGLGAVEESERAFSVAARSALDAMIKDASVAAVTTFLRQIVPLVANIAVLAIAGWFAVSGKITAGEFFTVTLLAPPALTVTGHALGFFTEFWARASASATRAIDLLEGASPIETHELGSASHRVGLEVWIAQDSAAQERAEQELNKLGAIRAPHAANIFEGTLVDNIDPTGSAPLVHEALRAAACTDIVTRLGGYGAHGELPQAAIGEAGLNLSGGQRQRVALARALALNPQVLVLDDPTTGLDAVTLDEVARNVAQLRKHRLTIVLTTSRSWRAIADRVMDFDAEVAR, via the coding sequence ATGTTCACCCCACCGTCGAAAGTTCCGCCACGCATGCGGACCTGGGCCTGGTTCGTGCCGGAACAACCTCCCGTGCCACCACGCCCGCTGATGTCGAGCGCCACCACCGCACGGTCATTAGTTCGAAAAACCCTCATGAGCCATCGCACTGCTTTCTGGATGCTATTCGCGTGCTGGACGCTGTCCTCGGCAAACGCAGCGCTCATGTCTCGCATCATCGGCTACGGCGTCGATAACGTGATTCCACACGCGGACGTTGCCCAGGTGTTAACCGCAGTAGGAGCGGTGGCGTGCACTCTGGTACTCATGTTCTTCCTCGACGCGACGGGGGACTCCCTTACCTCCTTGTCCGCAGCACGCATCGCGCACGACCTGCGATTGGAACTGATCGCCAAGCTCATTCGGACCAAGGTGGATAAGACGCCCGGGGAGTTGCTCAACACGACCGACGAGGATATCCAACAGCTCAGCGACGTCAAACAGGTGTTGAACTTCCCCCTGGGGATGGTGGCCTATTTAGCCTCAACAGCTGTCGTCGTGGGCCAATTCTCTCTTCCGTTGTCTTTGATTGTGCTTTGTGGCGGGATTGGTACTGCGATCGCTTCATATTTCACAGGAAAGGCAATTTCCCGCGCATCCAGTAACCGTCGTACAGCTGAGGCTGCGTCGATTTCGCTGGCCACTGATTACGCCCAGGGTTCCCGGGTACTGAAGGGTCTCGGCGCGGTGGAAGAGAGCGAGCGCGCTTTTTCTGTCGCCGCCCGCAGCGCTCTTGATGCCATGATCAAGGATGCGAGTGTGGCTGCGGTAACCACATTCTTGCGTCAGATCGTTCCGTTGGTAGCTAACATCGCGGTACTGGCAATTGCCGGCTGGTTCGCAGTTTCCGGCAAGATCACTGCTGGTGAGTTCTTCACCGTCACGTTGCTCGCTCCTCCTGCGCTCACGGTGACAGGTCACGCTCTCGGCTTCTTTACGGAATTTTGGGCCCGAGCCTCAGCTTCAGCTACGCGTGCTATCGACCTGCTCGAAGGCGCGTCTCCAATCGAAACCCATGAATTGGGGAGCGCTTCCCATCGAGTGGGCTTGGAGGTGTGGATCGCGCAGGATTCTGCTGCCCAAGAGCGAGCAGAGCAGGAGCTGAATAAACTCGGGGCGATTCGCGCGCCACACGCTGCAAACATTTTCGAAGGCACGCTGGTAGACAACATCGATCCAACCGGCTCAGCCCCACTCGTCCACGAAGCCCTGCGGGCTGCCGCATGCACCGACATCGTCACTCGACTAGGCGGCTACGGTGCCCATGGTGAACTGCCACAGGCTGCTATTGGTGAGGCTGGTCTGAACCTTTCCGGCGGACAACGCCAACGCGTCGCACTCGCCCGGGCACTCGCGCTCAATCCGCAAGTACTCGTCTTGGATGACCCAACGACCGGTCTCGACGCCGTCACCTTGGACGAAGTTGCTCGGAATGTCGCGCAACTGCGCAAACATCGTCTCACCATCGTCCTCACCACCTCCCGCAGCTGGCGCGCAATCGCGGATCGTGTGATGGATTTCGATGCGGAGGTGGCGCGATGA